The Notoacmeibacter ruber DNA segment CGTGCGGGCATCTCCTTCGGCAAGGATGACATGATCATTCCCGACGCCAAGGCCAAGATGATCGAGGAAACCGAGACGCTCGCCAAGGAATATGAGCAGCAGTACAATGACGGCCTGATCACTCAGGGCGAAAAGTACAACAAGGTGGTCGACGCCTGGGCCAAGTGCTCGGAGAAGGTCGCCGAAGAAATGATGAAGGGCATCAAGGCGATCGAATTCGACGCCGAGACGAACCGTCAGAAGCCGATGAACTCCATCTACATGATGAGCCATTCGGGTGCGCGTGGTTCTCCCGCCCAGATGCGTCAGCTTGCTGGTATGCGCGGCCTCATGGCCAAGCCGTCCGGTGAGATCATCGAAACGCCGATCATTTCGAACTTCAAGGAAGGCCTGACCGTCCTTGAGTACTTCAACTCAACCCACGGCGCCCGCAAGGGACTGGCGGATACCGCGTTGAAGACGGCGAACTCGGGTTACCTGACCCGCCGCCTTGTCGACGTGGCGCAGGACTGCATCGTCGTGAAGGCCGACTGTGGCACCGATAAGGGGCTCACCATGACCCCGATCGTCGATGCCGGTCAGGTCGTTGCGTCGATCGGCCAGCGCGTGCTCGGCCGTACATCGCTTGATGATATCGTCGATCCGAAGTCCGGTGAGACACTTGTTTCTGCCGGCAAGACGATCGACGAGCGTGATGTTGATGCCATCGAGACCGCTGGCATTCAGACGGTCCGTATCCGCTCGGCCCTGACCTGCGACGTCAAGGTCGGCGTTTGCGCCGTGTGCTACGGTCGCGACCTGGCGCGCGGTACGCCGGTCAATCTCGGTGAGGCTGTCGGCGTTATCGCCGCGCAGTCGATCGGTGAGCCCGGCACCCAGCTGACCATGCGTACCTTCCACATGGGCGGTACGGCACAGGTGGTGGATACCTCGTTCCTCGAGGCGTCCTATGGCGGCACGGTCAAGCTCAAGAACCGGTCGGTCGTGCGGAACTCTGCAGGCGATCTCATCGCGATGGGCCGCAACATGGCTATCGCCATTGTTGACGAGAAGGGCGAAGAGCGGGCGAGCCACCGCGTGACCTACGGTTCGCGTCTGTTCGTCGACGATGGAGACAGCATCAAGCGCGGTCAGCGTATCGCCGAATGGGATCCGTACACCCGTCCGCTTCTGACTGAGGTCGAAGGCCGGGTGGAGTTCGAGGAACTGATCGACGGCGTCTCGATGGCGGTGACCGAGGACGAGTCCACGGGTATCACCAAGCGCGAAGTCATCGACTGGCGGTCCACTCCACGGGGCGCGGACCTGAAGCCGGCTCTCATCATCGAAGGCAAGGACGGCAAGCCGGCCAAGCTGGAGCGTGGCGGCGAAGCCCGCTACATGATGAGCGTGGAAGCCGTGCTGTCGGTCGAGCCTGGCGCACACGTCAAGCCCGGCGACGTTCTGGCGCGTATCCCGATGGAAAGTGCCAAGACCAAGGACATCACCGGTGGTCTGCCGCGTGTTGCGGAACTGTTCGAGGCTCGTCGTCCGAAAGATCATGCCGTGATCGCAGAGATCTCCGGCACGATTCGTTTCGGTCGCGATTACAAGAACAAGCGCCGCATCATGATCGAGCCGAACGAGGAAGGCGTCGAGCCGTCGGAATATCTCATTCCGAAGGGCAAGCCGTTCTATCTTCAGGATGGCGATGCCATCGAGAAGGGCGACTACATCCTTGACGGCAACCCGGCACCGCATGACATCCTGGCGATCAAGGGTGTGGAGGCTCTGGCTTCCTACCTCGTCAACGAGATTCAGGAGGTTTACCGGCTGCAGGGCGTGCTGATCAACGACAAGCACATCGAGGTCATCGTCCGGCAGATGCTGCAGAAGGTCGAAGTGACCGAGCAGGGCGAGTCGCTCTATATTCCGGGCGACAATGTCGACCAGATCGAGTTCGACGAAGTGAACCAGAAGCTGATTGAGGAGGGCAAGAAGCCCGCCAAGAGCCAGCCTGTTCTTCTGGGCATCACCAAGGCTTCGCTCCATACGCCGTCCTTCTTCTCGGCAGCCTCCTTCCAGGAGACCACCCGCGTCCTCACCGAGGCGGCAGTTGCCGGAAAGACCGACACGCTGCAGGGCCTGAAGGAGAACGTGATTGTCGGACGCCTGATCCCCGCGGGTACGGGTGGCGCGATGAACAAGATTCGCCGCGTGGCTTCGTCTCGCGACGATCTGATTCTCGAGGAGCGCAAGCGTGCTGCCGAAACCGACGCCGGTGCAGCCATGCTGTCCGATATGAGCGAAGAGCCAGCCGAATAAGCAGCATCGCTGGAAGCTTGCAGGAAAGAAAAGGGCCGCATCCTACGATGCGGCCCTTTTTCGTGATCAGCTGCGGCGGTAGCGGAAATTCAAATCCAGTACCCGTAAACGTGCTTATCGATTCTCACTGCCGCTGGCGCGACTCAGTCCTCGTTGTGTTCATCATCATCAACGATGATGATGGCGATCTCGCCTTCGAGCGCACCCTGATAGGCCGAAGCGTGGGGCTCTTCATCCGGCTCTTCGAGAATCTCGCCGATCTGTTCGAATTCGACTTCTGCAAATCCCTCCTGTTGGAGCGACTGCGCGGCGCGTCGCACCGCGGTGTCGTCGTCCGGTGCTGAAAGCAGAATATGGACGCGCTCTGCCGCCTCGTCCTTTTCACGCCAGACCCGACCGGTGATGATCTGCACTGTGCTGGATTCGCCGTCGCTCATACGGTTGTTTCCTCATTGTTTGGAGAGTCGTTTCAGGGTTCATGGCAGAACGCATATAGGTTGCGGCAGCGCGATCGCCATGCGACAAAGACCGCGATGCCCAGCCCGCACTGTGCCACGGAGATTCCTTCGTTTCAGCTGTTGACTTGTGCCGATTCCACGGTTACATCGCCAACGTCTGAGCCGATGTGAGGTTGTTTTTCGCGGACGACGCGTCCGCTGAAGTGAAACCTCAAACAGGGTTCGAACAGCGAGCGAAGACATTTTCGTGTTGCAAGAAGGGGTTGGTCAACCATCCCTTTCCTCTGCGTTTATCGGGGCAAGCCGTGCGAAAGCATAGCACGGCGCAGGCCCCGTTTCGCGCACGTCAATGACTGCTCGGGCCGGGCCCTCGCAAGGGCGACAGACAAAGAATTTGGAATAGGGAAGGTGAAATGCCGACCATCAACCAGCTAGTCCGCAAGCCGCGCAAAGCGCCCGTTAAGCGCAACAAGGTGCCGGCCATGGAGCAGAATCCGCAGAAGCGCGGCGTATGTACGCGCGTCTACACCACCACGCCTAAGAAGCCGAACTCGGCTCTTCGTAAGGTTGCCAAGATCCGCCTGACCAATGGTTATGAGGTGATCGGCTACATTCCGGGCGAGGGTCATAATCTTCAGGAGCACTCGGTCGTCATGATCCGTGGTGGTCGCGTGAAGGACCTTCCGGGTGTCCGTTACCACATCATCCGTGGCGTGCTCGACACCCAGGGCGTGAAGGACCGCAGGCAGCGTCGTTCGAAATACGGCGCCAAGCGTCCGAAGTAAGAGATTGAGGGGAGGGCGCTTTTTGTGATGCGTCGCTCCCGAGGTTCGTAGAGACAGGAAAAGCGATGTCCCGTCGTCACCGCGCAGAAAAGCGAGAGATCAACCCGGATCCGAAGTTCGGCGATCTTGTCGTGACCAAGTTCATGAACGCCATCATGTATGACGGCAAGAAGTCCGCCGCAGAGCGGATCGTCTATGGTGCGTTCGATCAGGTTGAGGGTAAGGCCAAGGCCGATCCGCTCGCTCTCTTTCATGAGGCGCTCGACAATGTCGCGCCACATGTCGAAGTGCGTTCGCGTCGCGTCGGTGGTGCAACCTACCAGGTGCCGGTCGAGGTTCGTTCCGAGCGTCGTCAGGCTCTCGCTATTCGTTGGCTGATCAATGCTGCCCGCGGTCGCAATGAGACCACGATGGTTGATCGCCTTTCCGGCGAATTGATGGATGCTGCAAACAACCGCGGTTCGGCCGTGAAGAAGCGCGAAGATACGCACCGCATGGCGGAAGCGAACCGCGCCTTCTCGCACTACCGCTGGTAATCGGCATCGAATGTACGGAGGTCACTGATGACCCGCGAATATAAAATCGAAGATTACCGCAACTTCGGCATCATGGCGCATATCGACGCTGGCAAGACCACGATGACCGAGCGGATCCTGTTCTATACGGGTAAGTCGCACAAGATCGGTGAAGTGCACGACGGCGCCGCCACCATGGACTGGATGGAGCAGGAGCAGGAGCGTGGCATCACGATTACCTCTGCTGCGACCACCACATTCTGGCAGGGCCGCGATGGCAAGAAGCGCCGCTTCAACATCATCGACACCCCCGGACACGTGGACTTCACCATTGAAGTCGAGCGTTCGCTTCGTGTGCTCGATGGTGCTGTCGCCCTGCTG contains these protein-coding regions:
- the rpoC gene encoding DNA-directed RNA polymerase subunit beta' → MNQEVMNLFNSQAPAPTFDSIRISLASPEKILSWSYGEVKKPETINYRTFKPERDGLFCARIFGPQKDYECLCGKYKRMKYKGIICEKCGVEVTLSRVRRERMGHIELAAPVAHIWFLKSLPSRIATLLDMTLKDIERVLYFENYIVTEPGLTSLQDNQLLSEEEYLTAVDEFGEDSFTAMIGAEAIREMLAAMELPKIAVELREDLADTTSELKQKKLLKRLKVVENFIESGNKPEWMILTVVPVIPPDLRPLVPLDGGRFATSDLNDLYRRVINRNNRLKRLIELRAPGIIIRNEKRMLQEAVDALFDNGRRGRVITGANKRPLKSLSDMLKGKQGRFRQNLLGKRVDYSGRSVIVTGPELKLHQCGLPKKMALELFKPFIYARLDAKGYSSTVKQSKKLVEKEKPEVWDILDEVIREHPVLLNRAPTLHRLGIQAFEPVLIEGKAIQLHPLVCTAFNADFDGDQMAVHVPLSLEAQLEARVLMMSTNNILHPANGAPIIVPSQDMVLGLYYLSIVNENEPGEGMVFADMGELHHALTTGAVTLHAKIKGRFKTVDAEGNLVSKIYDTTPGRMIIGELLPKNVNVPFETVNQEMTKKNISRMIDTVYRHCGQKETVIFCDRIMALGFGQACRAGISFGKDDMIIPDAKAKMIEETETLAKEYEQQYNDGLITQGEKYNKVVDAWAKCSEKVAEEMMKGIKAIEFDAETNRQKPMNSIYMMSHSGARGSPAQMRQLAGMRGLMAKPSGEIIETPIISNFKEGLTVLEYFNSTHGARKGLADTALKTANSGYLTRRLVDVAQDCIVVKADCGTDKGLTMTPIVDAGQVVASIGQRVLGRTSLDDIVDPKSGETLVSAGKTIDERDVDAIETAGIQTVRIRSALTCDVKVGVCAVCYGRDLARGTPVNLGEAVGVIAAQSIGEPGTQLTMRTFHMGGTAQVVDTSFLEASYGGTVKLKNRSVVRNSAGDLIAMGRNMAIAIVDEKGEERASHRVTYGSRLFVDDGDSIKRGQRIAEWDPYTRPLLTEVEGRVEFEELIDGVSMAVTEDESTGITKREVIDWRSTPRGADLKPALIIEGKDGKPAKLERGGEARYMMSVEAVLSVEPGAHVKPGDVLARIPMESAKTKDITGGLPRVAELFEARRPKDHAVIAEISGTIRFGRDYKNKRRIMIEPNEEGVEPSEYLIPKGKPFYLQDGDAIEKGDYILDGNPAPHDILAIKGVEALASYLVNEIQEVYRLQGVLINDKHIEVIVRQMLQKVEVTEQGESLYIPGDNVDQIEFDEVNQKLIEEGKKPAKSQPVLLGITKASLHTPSFFSAASFQETTRVLTEAAVAGKTDTLQGLKENVIVGRLIPAGTGGAMNKIRRVASSRDDLILEERKRAAETDAGAAMLSDMSEEPAE
- a CDS encoding transcriptional regulator, whose translation is MSDGESSTVQIITGRVWREKDEAAERVHILLSAPDDDTAVRRAAQSLQQEGFAEVEFEQIGEILEEPDEEPHASAYQGALEGEIAIIIVDDDEHNED
- the rpsL gene encoding 30S ribosomal protein S12; protein product: MPTINQLVRKPRKAPVKRNKVPAMEQNPQKRGVCTRVYTTTPKKPNSALRKVAKIRLTNGYEVIGYIPGEGHNLQEHSVVMIRGGRVKDLPGVRYHIIRGVLDTQGVKDRRQRRSKYGAKRPK
- the rpsG gene encoding 30S ribosomal protein S7, giving the protein MSRRHRAEKREINPDPKFGDLVVTKFMNAIMYDGKKSAAERIVYGAFDQVEGKAKADPLALFHEALDNVAPHVEVRSRRVGGATYQVPVEVRSERRQALAIRWLINAARGRNETTMVDRLSGELMDAANNRGSAVKKREDTHRMAEANRAFSHYRW